gtGGAGAAATATGTATATCTGAACTGTTTTTCATGCATTTTCTCACGGACGGAACTTCTGCTCGCTGATTGAGTGGCACGACCTTCTTCCACTTGTGTTCTACTGCTCCTACTTGGTTCTTGCAACTGCAGTTCTTGTAGAGTTCTTGGTTCACCACGCGGAAACCCGGGAATTTGCCACCCTCTTGCTGTACTCGTTGAACCAACCGCTGATACCACTGATCGATCGAAGCATCTACCGAAAACACCAAGGGAACCAAGGTCGTCGCTAGATGATAGTGTTGTCATGCGTCTCACGAAATCAGATTTAAAGGAGACTGAGGAGTTAAACTGAAACGTATTCTTCATAAGGTTGTGTGTAGCATCTTCTCCTGCCTCGGCAGGACATATACTTGTATAACCATTACCTGGGCCAGCCAGTACGTTTGGCTGGGAAACTAATCATAAATCCAACGTTGTACGAGAGACCTGGGGTGCGTAGCTCGAGACCAAAGAGGAGTCAATTGagccagtggaaaaaatatctgGAAATCGGTCACACTGTATTGGGGTGCAGGATCTGGAATGACTTCGGCTGTACATATACTATTCTCAGATACCTGGTCGTAATAAAGTAGTGCTAAATGTACAGCAGAGCGGATTTGGCTTGAAAACTGGTTGCTAGCTAGCATAATTTATCCTTTGTCGAGACTTATGCAGACGCTTCAGATACATAGGACACTCAATACTCCATGAAAAGTGGTTTTCTTCTAGTTGTCGATCAGCCGGAAATTTTTGCTGTTGGTTCAAAATACTGCAGTTGATGCATTTTTCGTATTCAGATGTACATTCCTCGACTTTGTGACATTCAGCACATTTTGGACAGCAATAGGGCTTCGTACAGTTCGATGCAATATGTCCGAACTCAGAACAACGGAAACACTCGAAAACGGGGCAACGTTCCCAGTCTATGTAGACATGTTTCATGTTGAGCGATTGCTTGAATGTATCAGAATCCGATTCTAAGTTATTTTTTGGAAGATTAGGGTGACCTAAAAATTCGCCTGTTAGGGCGatccaaaaaatttttttttcattttcgttcaAAAAATTTAAGCCGCTACAAAAGTGATAGAGCTTAGATatacaaacaactttgtagaatatacCAACTCTCTATCTTTTAACGGTAGCGAGTtatgataaaatttcaaaaaatcgtatttttcaagaaaactttttttcctattGTTTTTCGACATGAACATGTACATCAAAGTACATCAAATCACACGTTTTCCTACAAAATGTTGATATTTCTGAGGTATATTAGAGAAGTTATTCgactttttcatattatataatGCAATTTTGCTATGTCCATATCTTTAATTGAGGCAAATTGTGGCAGATCAAACACCAACCATATGAAAGTATAGACATCCAACTACCAAATATACTCTGTTTTAttaggaggaattcggaggaaatattgatttgacaaaCATTAAAGTGACTCAAATTagtataaaaatcattttttttaatatattcataAACCACCCTATTCTTTTATTTCGCTTGAAACACTGATGCTATGTACATGTTTGCACCCGAATTGTTAAACGTTTAGTATtcacaaaaatataagaaagtttttggaaaaatgagtGGGGAAATATGTATATCTGAACTGTTTTTCATGCATTTTCTCACGGACGGAACTTCTGCTCGCTGATTGAGTGGCACGACCTTCTTCCACTTGTGTTCTACTGCTCCTACTTGGTTCTTGCAACTGCAGTTCTTGTAGAGTTCTTGGTTCACCACGCGGAAACCCGGGAATTTGCCACCCTCTTGCTGTACTCGTTGAACCAACCGCTGATACCACTGATCGATCGAAACATCTACCGAAAACATTAGTGTGTTTACAATCCTCGACAGTGCGTCTGGAACTGTGTTTATTACTCCCTTCCGGTATTTGATGTCGAAATCGAATGCGTTAAGTCTCAGTATCCAGCGACTCATGAGCGCCGTCGGGTTCTTCATGGACTTGAGGTAGCTTAACGCCGAGTGATTGCAGTGCACCGTAAACTTTGTTCCTTCCACATACGCTCTGAACTTCTCAATCGCTCTGATAACGGCGAGACACTCCCGCTCGGTTACTGAGTATTTTCTCTCGGAGGATGATAGCTTTTGCGAGAAATATGCTGTGGGGTGTTCTTCTCCGTCAGTTTCCTGGGTCAAAACAGCACCTATCGCCACGTCGCTAGCGTCTCAGGCGATGGCGAATGGCTTGCAGTGATCGGGCATCGCTAGAACTGGTGCCGATACGAGAACTGATTTGAGCTTCAGAAATGCTTCGTCCGCTTCGCTTGTCCAGCGAAACTTCGCTTTTGTCTTTGTTAGCTCCGTGAGAGGAACTGCGACTCTCGAGAAGCTCGCTATGAACCTGCGATACCAGTTCGACATGCCCAGAAACCGTTGCACCTCCTTCCTGCACTGTGGAACTGGAAACCGAACTATGCACTCAATCTTCTCCTGGTCGACGTTCCATCCACTCTGATTAAGCACGTACCCCAGGTACTTCATCTCCTCCAAACAAACTTCGATTTTTCGGCGGAGATAGTCAGTCCCACATCCTTCAACCGTTGGGCGACCTTCTCCAGCATCTTGATGTGTTCATCGAAAGTACGGGAACAGATGATGATGTCATCGAGGTAATGAAACACATGGGGCTCCAAGTCAGCGAACAAGTGGGTCATTAGACGCGCCAGAGCCTGGCTCGCCGTGCACAGACCAAACGGCACGACCTTAAACTGGAAGTGACCTCTCTGTGGCACCGTAAACGCTGTGACTGGACGAGAACTGGTACctggaatggctagttcaggcgcaaataagaggcccaagcagcacaacttgtttcactactaaaCATTTCACTgcgttgcaactattcggaaagaaagaAGCTtcgcgtatgtgccatcaaatataactctcttgtaatctaaaaagcgcaagaggtggagctcacggaaacatccttcgttGCAGTAAAAtggcaataatgttgcaaattactacagcggaaaaaaaatacaattataaaactggattcgatttatggatcttgtgattgatagtccttcactctaccacagcaccattcaacatttcaaagggactgcatgttgactcaccataaaaaccatatgattatgaagttttgtactcgggtttcctgttatttgattgcaccatcaccggaaaaaatgtgagtgtcaaaacgttgaacaatGCTAAATTAAACAGAGACACAttaaacttatctgcaacttaatttaaacaaacaattaaactttgaaagacgcattgaagttacattgtaaaaaatatgcaacttgatgattttgtttcgtgtttgcaacatgaagtgcagcaTTCTCTGGTTGTTTGTTTCATAATGTCAAACACGTAATGCATTGacatgttaatgaaacattgattacaactcgaacgtttttaacatcttgatgcaacttttacgtgctttgatatttttccaatccctttaatgaaactgaatagaaacaatgtGCTTTTgtaagatgttgcgtgtgctacttgggggtggtccaagggtttggagttggcttcatgggtcataccggtgccctgtggtcgaactcgatccttttatggAACAAGTGGCCGCCCGAAGAgtaacatggtatcgtcgctttcgcggcgtcggtcaaccgggcgggttccgagcccgaggacggaaaggggtcctcatcaaggctggggcaggcgtaggcaagtccctctgtgtgctggcgaataggccctatcgcagagaggtcaatttggggtgcacgcggcatcatcattcttaataccagtcgtgcagagggaagcaggcgcgaagtcgacccttcccaccttccgaggacatagggcgtggtaagcccacctggaaagccagcaatgcgctggcacgataccatggtgttcttctaaaaaagcgagtcacgatgttcgatgctgcaaggacacgcagctaacctcgagggtgtgttgtgcactggccccctttgaagcattactgtCTGGTTGTatcgaagggactatgggcttggcggcaatggaaatggtttagcgggtcggggatgtagtcctgcctccctcgtttgctgttggaggtggtccctaaccccgcacttcctggacaacccaggatgtctgttgagcagattccccctccattgcttaggaagaaaaaacacacacacacacacacactgggctgcgaaatggtgagttgacatctgggaaggagcgacctacacagctctggtcctcacaagttccaaactcacgcttccacgggtcttccgatgacaatcaaccgccagctaagggttttgtacttagctggtagtgcagcctgtgcactgttgtccttctgacatcagctagagtgagtgggtgcgaccaaggggaccatcgtcccttaCCCCttacccctaatcccaaggcgttaagcgacccgttcCGAGGGGATGCATAGCCAGgagggtgaaataatgagctaggccacGGAGCCTGTGcatgggcaccctccacagtaattgtcccttaccgcgtaatgctgggctctggcgtggtggacctcttttcccgagcaactcgtgggaccaaaatggaaaaccaagtcaattcttcaattagtggtagtagtgtaggcgacaaccccttcgcaagaggtggtttgttcaggtctccgcctaggaggccagaggcaatacatagtcggcagctcggtgcgcagcgccagcgtgggtcacttaaccttctcctcggctacgccggtagaagTTATGGAGCATTAATAAAACAAGAGAAAGGGTgaatctctgaattctccactccAAAGAAACAAGGtatcaagaccgtcctgcccaagcgcggaaaaaatagaaggaagcagGAGACTTCAgattatttcttctcctatcgaactgagcaatcagttcgatttgattaatgacgaatttgagaaaatctaatctacctttagcccaggtgattcgattcat
The nucleotide sequence above comes from Armigeres subalbatus isolate Guangzhou_Male chromosome 3, GZ_Asu_2, whole genome shotgun sequence. Encoded proteins:
- the LOC134222245 gene encoding uncharacterized protein LOC134222245, whose protein sequence is MKYLGYVLNQSGWNVDQEKIECIVRFPVPQCRKEVQRFLGMSNWYRRFIASFSRVAVPLTELTKTKAKFRWTSEADEAFLKLKSVLVSAPVLAMPDHCKPFAIA